One Candidatus Methylomirabilota bacterium genomic window carries:
- the rplL gene encoding 50S ribosomal protein L7/L12, producing MATQTSLSKSDILEAIGNMSVFELAELIEAFKEKFGVTITAPVAAAPAAGGAGAAGGAAAPAAEEKTEFTVILKSGGEKKIQVIKEIRAITSLGLKEAKDLVEGAPGTVKEGVSKQEAEEIKKKLEAQGAAVELK from the coding sequence ATGGCGACGCAGACAAGTTTGAGCAAGAGCGATATCCTCGAAGCCATCGGGAACATGTCGGTGTTTGAACTGGCAGAGCTCATCGAGGCGTTCAAGGAGAAGTTCGGCGTTACGATCACCGCACCCGTGGCGGCCGCGCCCGCGGCTGGTGGCGCTGGCGCAGCGGGCGGTGCAGCGGCGCCCGCGGCTGAAGAGAAGACCGAGTTCACCGTCATCCTGAAGAGCGGCGGTGAGAAGAAGATCCAGGTCATCAAAGAGATCCGGGCGATCACCAGCCTGGGCCTGAAAGAGGCCAAGGACCTGGTGGAGGGCGCGCCCGGCACCGTGAAGGAAGGCGTGTCCAAGCAGGAAGCCGAAGAAATCAAGAAGAAGCTCGAAGCGCAGGGCGCGGCCGTCGAACTGAAGTAG